Within Methyloversatilis discipulorum, the genomic segment ATTGCACGAATCCACCATTTCGCGTGTCACCTCGCAGAAGTACATGGCGACGACACGCGGCCTGTTCGAACTGAAGTATTTCTTCGGAAGCCATGTGGCGACCGAAAGTGGCGGGGCCTGTTCGGCCACCGCGATCCGCGCGCTCATCCGCCAGTTGGTGGGCGCCGAGGATGCCAAGCGTCCGCTGTCGGACTCGCGCATCGCGGAGATACTGGGCCAGCAGGGCATCGTCGTTGCGCGGCGCACCATCGCCAAGTACCGTGAGTCCCTGAACATCCCGCCGGTCAGCGTGCGCAAGGCGATCTGAGACGGATCACATCGACCGACCCGATCGCCACGCATTTTTCGTCCCGTAACGAAAGGAGGCAGCATGAACCTCACCATCACCGGCCATCACCTCGAAGTCACCCCGGCCATCCGCGAATACGTCGAAACGAAACTCGACCGCGTGATCCGCCATTTCGACCACGTGACCAGCGTTTCCGTCATCCTGTCGGTGGAAAAGCTGCGACAGAAGGCGGAAGTTACGCTGCACGTCCGCGGCAAGGACATCTTCGTGGAAGCCGAAAGCGAGGACATGTACGCGACGCTCGACAACCTGATCGACAAGCTCGATCGCCAGGTGCTCAAGCACAAGGAGAAGTCCGGCGAACACACCCGTGAAGCACTGAAGCACCAGGCGGCAGAATGAAACGATTGCCCGCTGCCAGGGGCGTATAATCCGCGGCCTTGTTGCAGTGCAATCAACTTTTCCGGCGCGGCGACCGTTAACCTCGGTACCGCGCCCGCCGCGTGTTCGGAGTAGCCCCTGACATGACGCTTATCGCAAAGCTGTTGCCCATTTCGAACATCTGCCTCGGCCTCGACGCCAGCAGCAAGAAGCGTGTGTTCGAACAAGCCGGCCTGCTTTTCGAAAACAACCAGGGCATCGCCCGCAGCCAGGTGTTCGACAGCCTGTTCGCGCGCGAAAAGCTCGGTTCGACCGGCCTCGGCCAGGGTGTGGCCATTCCGCATGGCCGCATCAAGGGCCTGAAGGAAGCCATCGGCGGCTTCGTGCGACTGGAAAACCCGGTTGCCTTCGACGCGCCGGACGGCCGCCCGGTCAATCTCCTGTTCGTGCTGCTGGTCCCGGAGCAGGCGACCGAACTGCATCTGCAGATCCTGTCCGAGCTGGCGCAGATGTTTGCCGACAAGGCCTTCCGCGAACAGCTGATGCAGGCCGCCGACGTACCCGCCATCCACACCCTGTTCACAGCCTGGCAGCCCGCGCATGCGGAAACTCAGCGTCGCGCGGCTGTTTGAGGACAATCGCGACCGGCTGCGCCTGCAATGGCAGTGCGGCAGTGGTGAAACGCTGATCGTCGCCGACCAGATCGGTCTGTCACCGGCCGACCTCGTCGGCCACCTGAACACCATCCACACCCGACGCATACAGGTCGTCGGCGTGCCGGAAATCCTGTGGGCCGAAAGCGTCTCGACACGCAAGGTCGAAGACATCGTCGATACCCTGCTCGACGCCCGTCCGCCCGCCTTCATCGTTGCCGACGGTGCCGATCCGCCGCCCACCATCCGCAGCGGCTGCGCCAGCCGCGGCATCCCGCTGATGACCACGCAGCGCAGCGCTGCCTCGGTGATCGACCAGCTGCGCGCCTATCTGGCGCGCGAACTGGCGGACCAGACCACGCTGCACGGCGTGTCGATGGACGTGCTGGGCATGGGTGTGCTGATCACCGGTGACTCCGGCGTCGGCAAGAGCGAACTGGCGCTGGAACTGATTTCGCGCGGTCACGGCCTGGTGGCCGACGACTGCGTCGACATTTCGCGCATCGCACCCAATGTGCTCGAAGGACGCTGC encodes:
- the hpf gene encoding ribosome hibernation-promoting factor, HPF/YfiA family, which translates into the protein MNLTITGHHLEVTPAIREYVETKLDRVIRHFDHVTSVSVILSVEKLRQKAEVTLHVRGKDIFVEAESEDMYATLDNLIDKLDRQVLKHKEKSGEHTREALKHQAAE
- the ptsN gene encoding PTS IIA-like nitrogen regulatory protein PtsN; amino-acid sequence: MTLIAKLLPISNICLGLDASSKKRVFEQAGLLFENNQGIARSQVFDSLFAREKLGSTGLGQGVAIPHGRIKGLKEAIGGFVRLENPVAFDAPDGRPVNLLFVLLVPEQATELHLQILSELAQMFADKAFREQLMQAADVPAIHTLFTAWQPAHAETQRRAAV
- the hprK gene encoding HPr(Ser) kinase/phosphatase produces the protein MRKLSVARLFEDNRDRLRLQWQCGSGETLIVADQIGLSPADLVGHLNTIHTRRIQVVGVPEILWAESVSTRKVEDIVDTLLDARPPAFIVADGADPPPTIRSGCASRGIPLMTTQRSAASVIDQLRAYLARELADQTTLHGVSMDVLGMGVLITGDSGVGKSELALELISRGHGLVADDCVDISRIAPNVLEGRCPELLKDFLEVRGLGVLNIRTVFGETACRRKMKLQLVVHLQKQVTGLPEATRMPLDNEVMDILGVKIRKVVIPVAAGRNLAVLVEAAVRTTILSFRGIDSTLEFVERQRRALGGEDG